The DNA region AGGTAGGATTAGAAGATCATGTGATGTTGGAGTAGGAGGATTTATCCTGGTGACTTTAGGATGCTGGTACGTGTGTACTAATTCAAGAAGTTCCAGGATCATGATAGATTGATGTATTTCAAACACATGCTCTTTTCACGCAATCACTCTcccaccacctgccccccccaaccaTGAGGAAGAAACCTCTTTTAAGTATGTCTATGCAGACACATTGTATACCATTTGTCAAATGAGCAGATGAATGCATGGAATTTCATCAATACCAAGTTATGACTTCTACTTTATTTAGGAAGGCCTCAACCCTGATGCTCTTTCTTGCTTGTTGATGTCACATCTGAAAAGGCTTTTAAGAATGTGTTCACAACTAACAAAACACATGCATGAATCTCCTGTGTTTTCTTGAGCAAAATAAAGCCAGAGTCAGGAGTACACAGTATATATATGGTTCCACTGGATGAGGTTCTACAAGTAAAACTAAGCTAGAGGTGATTAAAAGCCTCATTTTATGTAAAACCTACCAAATAATTAGGTATTTCTGACACCAAACCACCCCAAAATAGCACTCCAAATTAGAAGGGTTGTATTCTCAAAAAATCTTGGGGTAGTCATCTATAAGCATCTTAAATTTTGTTACTACAAATTTCAAACTGGCTTCTAGaggaaatttatattaaaaatcactcatttgtgttctttttttataagGTTCCATTGTAGGTATAATTATGCGAAGCTAAGAATCCAGGAAAGAACTGCCAgagatggaattaaaaataagattttgtatGAAAGTACCCACCTTGAccctgaaagaaaacaaagccccAGCAAGAACAGCAGCTGAGCGGAATCGAGCTTGAGGATACAACTCTGTGGAGTCAGTGTGAATAAAATGGAGGGCAACTCTATTAAACCTCGTATGTACCATTAGACTTTCaatcaagtaaataaaagatgtgttggttgtagttttttttttttttttaaacacttgtaTGAATGCCCACAAGCTTATTCTGGTCCTTGACCTACTGCCAGCAAAGCATCTGGTGCCTTGTCAGACTCAGTGCTTCTGAGAAGAGTGTAAATAATGGCATTTCAAGAAACAATCTCTCAGCTGGATTTTCAAACtcaccttaaaaacaaaaatcacaattgTATTACTGCACCCTGTTAAAAATGAGGCAATACTTCCTGATTTCTAAAGTCAGTGCTATTTTAAGACATAACACTAATAGATTTTTTGACTTTGCAAATTGCTGTTCTTAAAAATGTCCTCACCACTTGACCCTATTCTTCCATTTCTTACAACAGGTAGGTGATCTACCCGAAAGTAAAGCTTGTTTTTAAATGCTCTGAATTTCTTTGGATGTAtgcagtgttttaatttttttaaatggaatttaaatagacACATGGTATATATAAGTATTTTCAGAACTTGTTTGACAGGATCACACACATACTACATTAATAATGTAAGTCTGTCATTTATAATTCAATCCGCTGCCGTTAAAAGAGGCAAACAAGGCACCCAACCAAACCCatagcatttattcattcaggaaAAACACCCTCCCCTTTCCAaagcaatgaatttttttttgttttaatgtcaaCATTACttcctaagaaaaaaatataccacaAAACACAAGCTACAGGTGTTCCTGGTTttgaaatgataatgaaaaaagaCCACCAGACAGGATTCCGGCATTATTAATGCTCCTATTACTTATCATGGTCAGCCAGAGAAGGTGAAGCTATCCTCAAGTTTTATTGTGTTCTCTTACGACTTTTCAAGGGGTAAGTGGGGAGTGCATGCTCAGTCCCGTTTTCCCTCCCAGGCCCGCCTTTCCTGTGGCTGTCCTTACGAGGGGCACGGCGCACGGGCTGTCGCTGTCAAGCACATGCCCCGAGACATTTCTATGGATCCTCATCATCTAGTAGCCACCAAAGGTAGGACTTGGACAGTAATCAGGAAAGGTtgttagaaaagaaaaggcagtttCCAAGACCATACCATCTGTATACTCCACTGACACAGTCAGAGTTGAATCCAGTCTATGTTACTCAAATTGACCAGTACTTGTATTTTAAGAGGCAACGCCATATCTGTAAGAGTACGGGGGAATCTGAGGAGTACTCCTCAAACCTGATCTTTAACAAGCTGTTTGTGCAGGCCACTTAGGTTCTCAGCTTCAGTTTACAAATGGATGCAAAGTATAAAATTGGGCAATTGGATTAAGTTAACTGAATTCCCGCCTAGCTCTCCCATACTATGATTACATCTTACCCTGAGTAAGAGAAACCTCTCTCTCGGCTGGCAAAAATTTCCAAGGCCTTCACCAATAACAAGGTTAGTTCATTTTCACAGCAGAATGACTGCATAAATTGGAGACCTGGATAAAAACAAAGTGGTGACATACTTACTtggataacttttaaaatatcatttagtaAGTTTATGTGGTtattaatacctattttcttCCCCAACTATTAAGAGGTCACAAAATGCGCTAACAGATTACTGGGCTATAGAACACACTTCAGGTCCCTAGGCCAGTGTTGCTGGACACCTCCCAGAAAGCCCCCGAACAGATCTTCATACCTCCACTCGTAGCCTCCAACCTATTTCCACTCCGCCACCCAACTCCAAGCTCAAACTGTGTGAACTCTGTGCCCATCCCCTCTGCCATGCACCCCCAGCCTCTGCTCAAACTCTCCCATTCCACTTAACAGTGCCTtcctcctgctgcttctcccagtccctgctcctgctcactaGCCTCTGGGAAGGAGGATCACTTTCTCATTTAGGTTCTCGTGCTACTAGCTGGCATCTTCACTGGTCACGGACTTGTGCTCCAAGTGGAGCCTAAGTTTCTCATCAAGAACTCTTCATGTTTTAAAGCTTTACATTCCCAGCCAAGTGTCTGGCATGAAACCGTCCATGCATGTTTGCTGAACTGTATTACTAAATGTTCACTAGCAAGGAGACAGAGTCTAGGTTCCCCTCATCCAAACATGCTTTCCACATCACAGACCGCAAGAGTAACCTACCTTCCGTGCCCACTTGGGAGCCTCCAGCTGCACTGCTTCTTTCATTGTTCCATTAATTCCAAAACTTCACACTAGGTGATATAGCAGTAGATACCAGCTAAATAGCTGATTAAAATAGAATTGTGGTCATTAGTAGTTTTAAAACTTGTTGTGGCTTTATCTATCATACTTTGTTAAATCTTTCTAGTGCTCTATgcatttcccccttccctcacccctccctttttttccttgacTACTTGGCTTTTCTATCACAGTAAAAGGACCTCAGggaatttaaaattaactaaAGCTTTTCTTTGGACTTGTGATTTATAATGACCGAGTTTGGcaacaaaaaattttaactattcCTAATACCATCATTTGATTCGCAAGCATCTTTTTAGTCTACGTACCTCTACTCCATCGCTGGTTTCCCTTTGCTTCGATTATATAATGCGAGGAGGTCTATATAATAAATTCAGGATTCCTGTTTATGCACTTTTCAGCAAAGAGCTAGGGATCAAATAGGGTTTGAATCCTTCTATTCCTAGATAAAAATCTGTAGTGGATGGGGGTCAAGGCACCCCTTTAAAATtcatgttaatatatatatatatgtgtactttACTTGGGTAAACAAAATCTTAAGTAGAAAAGTTAAAGCCATTGCTAGAATTGATTTTTAATGGTCCTCTAGAATATTTTTTGGAATCATCTTAATAGGGTCCAGTGGTCATTCAATTAGGACAACATACCAATATCCTCTACCACCCAAATACTGGCATCTTACACAGCTTATTTTATGCAATAAGCTCcatctttttctattaaaatagtAAGCTTTAGGGACAAAAACTACAAAGGTCTTAAAAAAAGTGTTACATTTTGAAGCTTGTAACATGAGCACTACAGATTGTGTTGCAAGTAGTTTTCAACAACTACATTTgcctttctcttcagttttctagAATGCAGATGATTTCCCCAAGTATTTCTATCTTGACAAAACTACCAGAGACATTATAAGCAGGTACGAATATAGAAAGGCTTCTACGTTCCTTTAGAAGTTTAGATCAAGTTAACAAAATCTGTTAAACCACCTTAGATGGCCTGTCCTTAGGAAATCAAAGTAATCTGCAAACACTGGTTTCTTAATGGATCGGTTTCCCTAGAAATGTTTCTTCCCTTTAGACTGTGAGGACAAGTCACAGGAAATGAAACCTATGCTTTGCCATCTGAATTCAAAGTTTACTTTTGAAACGATGTTCTtctagttttaacattttttttttccctcaaatgaacaaaatagttATGATTTTTTACCTTTTGGTCTGAAACCGAGCTGTCTGCTCTTTCAGAAGCCACTGGATTTTTAGCTGACACAGAACTGTATTCAAATCCTGACAGCTACATTTCAAATCAGTATAGCACCCAGGTAGGTCCTCTCATTTCACCAAGATACATTATTCTGGAGTATGTGGTGGGAAGAATAGATTACCTCTAAGCTTCTTACCAAGTCTTTAAATGACTTCAGGGCAATGAGAAATTACATGCTCTGGAGGCACAATCAGAGGTCACACTGAgcccttccttctgtctttacAATTTAAATTTACTTCCTATAGTTGATTTTTTGGTAATGGAATCCTATCTCCTAATTGTCCAAAAGGCTCTCAATCtagtttccaagtgtttataAGCTAGTAAGAAGTATTTGTGCATTTTGCATAGACACAGAAGGCTGGGAAAAACAAGGACATAAGTATCTAagattcatttttctgcattaaagtatttaaagtatttaaactCTGCAAGTGAGAAGTATTAAAATGAGGATCtcacaaaaagttaaaacaagGAATTTGAACCATTAGAACCTTACAAGGATTCGGCTCCATTTGCATAGTCTTAAACCTAGGCATAGAGAACCGCCAACTGCTTAACGTTACACCAACTATTTCACATTTCAGGTATGCAAAGGAAAGTtagaaaacctttttttcctgtttatacaATCTACCCAATCTGGATTACCACTTATttccttttcccatccttttaaaATAAGGGAGTTCTAATTAAGGTGATCCTGGAAGCCCAATATAACAAGTGTTTTAAATGTACAAGCAGCAATTAATTTGGAATACCTATTGGAATCACTGGAACACATTTAGTTGGGCCCTTTTACTCTTCCACACAGCACATTCACATGGACAGACTAAGGAAAAGGAGATGAAAtttaaatcagcatttttttttttgctttattactttaaaaatatatatattaagttggAACCTTTTACTGTACTTGACCACAATGCTCCCACTCCCTTAACTACAGACAACAGAAAGTATACCTTCTATTAATAGCTACCTGTTACTTGCCATTCAATAAACCCCAACCATTCTTCAGAAGTATGGATTTTACCTCACCTTCTCTCTGCATGCCCTAATTCTTCAAAGCTTTTACGTCACAGGTTAGCGGACTATACTGGTCATCTCATTGttcttggcttttgtttcttaattttttcgcGGATGCGAATTTGTGGATCTGCTTCTCAAGTGCTTGACAAGTACAGAATATTTTACTATACAAAACTGACTTTACTTCCTCTAAGATCATGAACTGTTACAGAAATGGCAGGAAAGCACATGCCATCAGCCACAGCTCCGTGTTTAGTACACAGGTCGGCTCTCTAGCCTCTAATCCCTGCAAAACCGCCAGCAGCGCAGGCCGAGCTACACCACAGGTGCGCAACGCACTCGGTTACGGGGCAGCAAATAGTCCACTTTTCCGTGAAGACATTGCTCTATTTACCTAGACGGTATTATCGCAACACCTTTGACTATAGAATATTGTTTCTCATACCCAAAGATCCAGCTTTGTCTAAAAGCAAAACCCCTGTTCCTTGTCAAGATGCAAGTATATGTTGAATCCTGGCATGAGAAGGGAGAAAACAATTGTAATATTCCCAGGCAATAACTaagtaaatacaaatttaagCACATAGTTAAGGTCCTTGTCTCAATACCTAACCAGTGATTACTGATGTGCTGGCCTAGcagtttatccatttgtcccTTACAAATACTGATCTACAATCACAACTAAAATTCCCCAGTTATCTACATCATGCCAAAAACCTGTCCTTCAGCTTTCCACATGGACAGCACATCCCCAACGTAACCTCATGAGATACACAGGtgtcacattttaaaagtaattctaGGTTAACATTATGAATGGTAATATTTTACAATCTACTAAGCCTTACAGACTAAATTAAGTTCCTTAGGCAACctaattaaatatattcaatCACCTATATTTTTAGTCAACTGGTTAGGATGGGACAGTACATCCTTACTTCCCACCTATCTAAAGCACTCTTATTTTGGGGGGCTCCAGCTGCCCACGTGTTGAAATCAACAAAGTGTGACCACCAAATAAAATAGCATGTTTTTAGCAAAACATAGTAAAAATATACTATTAAGGTAGGTTATTTCAACTATTCCAACTTCACATATACAAAAACTTTGGAATGTTAAGATATTGGAgatcctggattttctttttgtcctacCCCACACTCTCAAGAGATACATACTGTATCCATCAGCACACTTTTAGGTCActtccaaaataattctgaagggtttattttaaatatcaaggtTAGTAAATTAGTAGAGAAGCAGCTGGACAACAGTAGGGCTAAAAAGAAGATTCAAATCTAAAAATTATCCCAACAAAAGGTTCCACATCAAAAGGGCACTGTAGTTTTAAATAAGTTTAGGCAATTAATGATTTGAAGAGACTGGTCTCCATTGACTAATAAATCCAAATTGCTGTTTAGGGAGAGCCAATGCAGGTAACCCTAACTTAATATCCTTTAAGGCTTTTGCGTAACTACTGCAACCTATTGCCAAGGCCGGAACGCTACGTACCCTTGCTTTTACCATTACTAAAAACATTCAAACTGAAACCAAGTTTCTCTCAGAGCCCCAGAAACATGAACAAAGTTTAGAttcaaaccatttaaaaaaatttaggagAAAATGGCTTTACAAAAAATATCGTATTCATCTTTCCACAATATTTCATGGAATATTCTGGGGGGTGGGAGCGGAGAATCATTCTCTGCTACAAGTTCCACccactttttaaaacacattttatagtTACATGTAAAGAGGGAATTATGGAAACTGTTTTTAAGATGCACATGTATGTTTAATATCAGAAACTAAGACTTGGGCTATAAAACATAGATTTACACCTTCCTCAGTAGCAGCTTATTCTggtttcagctttttaaaagtatcagATAAGACTCCCACAGACCTATCATCAGGTCTCTGTATGTGACAAGTCTGTACCACTGCTTAAAAAAGCTatgaaatacttcatttttatttgtgcaATGGGACTTAAATGATCCTAGGATAAAAAGCCAATTTATATTAACCTCATAGAAAAACAAGTCATTCAACTCGAACTGATGCAAATATTAAATACAGAACATAATCTGTCCATGAATGTAAACTCTCCAGAAGGTGAAAAACATACTTTCctggaaaaattttaagtacttttGCAAAGAAAACGGTCTTTTAAGAAGCTTCAACACCTCATTAGTGCTCAGGACCTCTAGTTTCATTGTCCTTACCGTTGGACAGGATCTATGCTAGGCAAATGTGAGCTTGTTTTGTGCATTTAATATGGCTTCGTCATTTCAATGTCAGACTGACTTGACTCATGCTTCATTCTAAGATTTCATCTTACTGTGACAGACCTGGGTATCAGGGCCAGAGGTTAGTCCTGGCCTCCTCGGTCCAAGCCAGAGCCCTCTGTCAAAGGCCAGATAGGAGTGACAAGATGTAACCTACCAGCAACAAAGAAAATGTTCTATGGGACAGCATGGGTTACTTCATTTCTATCTTGAAGTGTTTTGCCTTCTTTCCTGGTTAACCTATTCATGCTGTTTTCACCGGACTGTAGCTGACCAATCTGACCCAACACCTGACTCAGGATGGTCGGTTCGACTCCCTGAAAAACTTTCTGGGGCAAGCATCACTTAAAGCAACTGCAGTCTCACAGGCATAGCTGAGACATGCTCAGAACCACGTCTTTAGTTTATCTGGTGTCTGCTTACCACAGAGAGAGGCAGGCGAGAGGAGGGGCAAAGACTAAACCAAGTTTCTCATTGACAGATCTTACTCTGCCAAATGGCattccttatttttctccctttcgcTTGCTTGCTATCTGCTACACTCCCTTCTTCtgaatttcttaaaacacaaattatttcTTTCCATACATATTAATTCTAACTTTAGACTGCTTCtggaaatttttaatgttttcctggaCAGTATCTCCATCTATTcccctttcttccccaaattttctGGGCTACACAAGGCATGACAATCTACCAAAGTGTTATTTGGCCATTACTCTCTCCCACTGCGATTATTAGAATATGAATTCCGTTAAGTAAGCAATTTTAAACTAGAAGATAGATCCAAAATTCTTCAAAGGTACCTAAAACACTGATTAGCAACAAAAGCTGAACTTTTCCCCCCGGGTCAGTCTATGCAATCCTCGTAATGATAATGTACAACGAGAAATAGTTCACACCAGCAGCTGCTACCAGTAAGCTAACTGCTAAAACCCAAAGCCCTCGAGACACTGCCTTGTACCGTTAAGTGTTCTTACGGTAATTACAGGATTAGCCTTTGTTTCAAAAATTTATCAACTAAACCTACACCACCATCTAAAACTCAACTCCAGCTCAGCTTGTAGCAGAATTCCTAGGAGTATGAAGAAGTTAAAGATTGGATTTAAAATGGCTACAACAAAAATCTAAgcaaacagaaatataaacaaaccTAAACTTACCAGAAGCAACCTAAAACACCAACAAAACACTAGACTGAAGTCGAGTTTTAGTTCTACAGTTTGACTCCTGATTCCTCACTTCACATCAGTGAGGGTCCTTTAAGATTAAGTGTTCTGTGCAAACCCAATAGAATTACAATTAGGGGATCTAATGTTGTCACATAGCTACGGTTAAGTTAGCAGTGTTGTGTAGTAGTGAAATCAATGACTGGCTCGCATGATGGCTTCTAAAAGCATCTCTTCCCAGAGTTTCATGTATTAGATAGGTGCGTATAAGATATTCGGTTGAGGACAGCCATTAGCATTTGGTAAAGATGGTAAATGGAGTGTTAACTTCTCCCAGCCAGTACACCATTTCCCCTCATTAAAATGTTAAGTcatctgggggggaggggaaggaagaattcAACTTTACTTCATAATTCAAAGTCAATTGTCAgtatacatttaagtttttaaaacctaaatgtTCCAAGTACAGAGTAAAGAATAAGCTGTCCAGAAAGCACACACTTAAATTTTCTCCTCTTGGGAGTTTTATAAAGGGATTTTGAACCTTGATGGCGAGAATCCCAAAACAAGagtaaaatgaattctttttattgCAAACAAACGTCTAAATTAATTTCTCCACCCactttctttagaaagaaaaagaaatcagcagGCTAAGGAGATACCCATTCAAGAACTGACatgattaaaaattaagatataaatggGTGACTCACAATGTCATTAGCTTACAAAGATGGTGGAGTAAACTACTACAAGCACACTAGTTATACAGTATTTTGTGGGAGAAGGGCATACAGACATAGCTAACTTCATATAGATCCCATTAGACAACTGGATTTACAACaagtttttttaataagaaatgggCAAAGCCAGCTTTCTTTTCAGAATCAAAATgcagaacaaatggaaaaagtaTGGTATTGAACCTTCACAAGTTTGAGCCTCCACAAATAATGCAaccaagttttacatttttaacagcCCTTCTACATACACTCCATCTTCTCTATCTTGGTTCCAAGTTTTATCTTCATTCCCAATTATGCCAATtccattgttatttaaaaaaagaaaaagccttccCAGTTATTGTCGGAAACTACTCTTGAAGCCTTCCCCCTCCACTACTCAGCAAACTACAGAGAGGATGGAGTGTACTATGAGCAGTACAGAGTCTTATGCAATTCATGAGGACTACTTAGTCCTTACATGAATCTGGTTGCTAACATTTCTATTATATTGTGACAATGACTCCCGACTGTTATCTCTGTGAGAAATGGGGGGAGTAAATTCTTAATAAAAGACACCAGGTACAAAGCaacattttacttttgttgtgataaaaaaaaaaaagtcacattttacagataaaatgtaGAACCCTGAAATACTGACACATTCTCTTATCGTGCACAATGCTGAGGTTCTCTTACGATTCACTTTAAAACTgcaattaaaaatgtacaaaaaagaaaagaaaaaaaatcaacccacaAAGCTTCTAAAAAAGGAACCCGCAGGCACTTCCTCTT from Neomonachus schauinslandi chromosome 6, ASM220157v2, whole genome shotgun sequence includes:
- the LOC110580219 gene encoding cytochrome c oxidase assembly protein COX20, mitochondrial isoform X2 gives rise to the protein MAAAPEPGEPAKGKPFKLLGILDVENIPCARDSILYGSLGSVVAGLGHFLLTSRIRRSCDVGVGGFILVTLGCWFHCRYNYAKLRIQERTARDGIKNKILYESTHLDPERKQSPSKNSS
- the LOC110580219 gene encoding cytochrome c oxidase assembly protein COX20, mitochondrial isoform X3, with translation MAAAPEPGRIRRSCDVGVGGFILVTLGCWFHCRYNYAKLRIQERTARDGIKNKILYESTHLDPERKQSPSKNSS